Within Argonema galeatum A003/A1, the genomic segment TCTCTATTGCTGATCCAATATTTGATTTACTTACTTTTTCTCCTAACTCTTCTGAAAGTAGTTGCCATAATTGTGAACCTGCATTTCTAACACGACTTTCAGAACAATCGAAATCCTTGGCTATTTGCTTATATGTCTCATGTTGTAGAGTTCCGCGCAGTAGCGCTTCTTGTAAATGGACACGATCGAATTACTGGAAGGAGCTTTTACGCTGGACACGACTATGTGAGGGAGCGCGATCAGGAGCAATCTGATGAATCAGAAGACTCATCTGATCCTGATGAAGACTAATCTGATGATTAGTTAAAGCTAGACCTTACACTGCACAGGAATGGAAAACCCTTGATAAGGTGTTGATAGTCGCTGCTGCTCAACATTACCGTTGAGCAGCTCACTAAGATCCAACGAGTGATGCTAGAACAGGTAGTGATCGCACAACCAAAATAAAGTGCGATCGATGTCTGCGCTACAATATCAGTGTAGCGATCGGGAGTTAGACTATGCTCGGACTTCTTCGAGCGATCGCCTCACTAAAAGTGCGATCGCATCTCACAACAGGCTCCCAAGCGATGCGATGCTTGTACTCCGAGAGCGATCGGCCCATCAAAAGAAAGAGCGATCGCCTACAGAAATATAGAATATTGGCTAACTGAGTGTTTGTAGCGCCGAATTACCTGTAAGGTTGGCATCAACTGTAGCTAATTTTAACCCATAGTAAATGGCTGTAGCGGCAATAAATCGGTCTCCAGGGTCTTGATGGGGTAGTATTTTTAAGGCGAGTCATCCTCATCAACAAGCCGGAGAACACTGTTGTACAAAGGTGCGGCAATCCAAAACCCAGCTTCGTCGATCAAAGCATCTAGCAAAGGTTTCACCACAGTAATCAAACCTTGACTCTTTGCCTCAACCAAAATGCCCAAAATCCCCGTGTAGCGAAGATTAAATCTAGCAGCCACCAGACGACCCCGACGTTCATCAATCAAAACTTGATCCGCTTCCAATTCCAGTGCCAAAGCGATCGCCTCAGCCTCACCCATATCAAGTTCATTACTGAGTGCTTCAATGACTGTGCGATCGCTAACCGAACAAGTTTTAATCCACTCAAAAGTTTGCACTTCAGCCGCGCCTGCAACTGGGAAATCAGGGTCAGTTAACTCTCGATAGACAGCTTCCGGGATAATAACTGTCTCGTAAAGTTGTTGGAGTAAATAGAGTTGCTTAATC encodes:
- a CDS encoding DUF3368 domain-containing protein, with the translated sequence MIIVSDTSPINNLAAIKQLYLLQQLYETVIIPEAVYRELTDPDFPVAGAAEVQTFEWIKTCSVSDRTVIEALSNELDMGEAEAIALALELEADQVLIDERRGRLVAARFNLRYTGILGILVEAKSQGLITVVKPLLDALIDEAGFWIAAPLYNSVLRLVDEDDSP